The sequence below is a genomic window from Lycium ferocissimum isolate CSIRO_LF1 chromosome 9, AGI_CSIRO_Lferr_CH_V1, whole genome shotgun sequence.
ATAACGAATTTGTAAGTGCTTAAATAGTACTTCCTATAAAAGACAATTAGTGTACCAGAATAATGCAATAACATTAGTTTCTATTACATTGATGATCGGGTATTGTATTAACCTGcaaaaatgattaattaattaagctaACTACATAGTATTGTAATAGCTGTAGCATTTCTCATTATTATATCCAAACAGCACCTTTACTAGGCTGGCTATCAAGGCAGAAAAGTTTTACACTAAACCAGATGCAAGGCAAAATTCATGGTACTCTTAAGACACCAAATGTCAGGAATACAAAAACATTCTAGGACAAACAAAAGAAGGCCTTCAATGTGAGAAGCACCTCGGAAACCAACAACATTTTGTCACACGAATGCTTTCAAGCATTGGCAACCATCCCTTCATGGAAGTCGGTTGGTAAGCTTCCTTCTCCATCAGTTCCTTCAGAATCTGCTTTTAGCTCGGATTTGGGTGACCAACCATACATCTTCCTTCTGAATTCTCTACGGGCTGCTCGTTCTTCCAACTTTACTTCCCTAaattgttcttcaagttttgatTCATCCTCGGGTGTAAAGAAAACTACCTCCATTTTCCCGAGCTCCTCGTACAACTTCTCAATCTTAGCTTTCCAGAAGACGCCTAATTCAGTGTCCATCTCGTGGTAAGGTGTCTTCAGCAGGTACTCATCAATACCACCTGCCTTGTCGATACAACGCAGGGCATGAGTTGTAACCTTCACCCTAATATGACGATCTAGGATATAGCTGAAAAGCCGTTTCTCTTGCACATTAGGCTTCCAATTCCTCCTTGACCTGTTCATGAAAAATCacagttttatttttttgagaaagtaAACAATTGCAGTTTATTATAATCCACTACATAAAATAGGAATTAAACTGCAGTTAAAAATGTGAACTTACTTTTTCTATCTTTGGGAACCAAAGAGTAGCTAGAAACAACTATGATCCAAAAGGCAGCAGACTACACATATAGTTGAACAACTATAGGCGATTATATTTGAATTTAGTGGTAATAACCAGGTTAAATATTCCCAAGAAACTCAAGACTCGTTATCTCCCTTGCTAAACCAATTCTCCATAACATCCTTGTGttcagcatttttttttttttaataaagttcTTCAGGAAAAATATCAGAAGAAGGAACATTAGTACAGATAAAATACAAATATTGACAATGCCACCAAAGCACTATTTATTATGCCAGAACTTAgagataaataagaaaatacaactCAATTCGAAGGGGTCAGCTATATGAACCTTCACTAGCAATGAAGCTCCATTTAGACCCTGTCTCAACccaatattcaataatttaGGTTCTCAGATGATATTAAAAGACTCCTGGCGAACTTTAGACAAAGTTTATCTTTTTCCATCATAAGACAATGTTTTTGTCTCTTAGCATATCAT
It includes:
- the LOC132029829 gene encoding uncharacterized protein LOC132029829, which codes for MAFRSREMMKKLVKNIGGEKNLASGVKQQLQKCVPNTKVVMGRAQRGLFAGRHIQFGNRVSEKGGNTSRRNWKPNVQEKRLFSYILDRHIRVKVTTHALRCIDKAGGIDEYLLKTPYHEMDTELGVFWKAKIEKLYEELGKMEVVFFTPEDESKLEEQFREVKLEERAARREFRRKMYGWSPKSELKADSEGTDGEGSLPTDFHEGMVANA